DNA sequence from the Nitrospinota bacterium genome:
GCCGTTGGCATCTATTGCTATCGGGTCAATCGCAGCCCCTGTTCCGCTAAAAAACACGTAAACCGTTGTCACAGTGCCATCGATCGGCGTGCCAGCGGCGTTGGTCACCCATACATTTGCATGGGTGGTGCCGTCTTTTATGACGACAGCCGGGTGAACATCCAATGTGAAATAGTACCCGCCCGGCGATGTCGGGCCGGTGGGACCCACCTTATAGGTATTGCTATCGGCCTTAGTGCCGCAACCGCCGGCTATCAAGAAAGCCGCGCCGACCACCGCCACAAGCGCCGTTTTAAATCCGTTGTTCAGCATCCCCCATACCTCCTTACAGAATCTTCGGGGTTATGAATATCAGCAGTTCTTCGCCGGTGTTGGAGTTGGCCTTCCCCTTGAAAAACCAGCCCAGCACCGGGATTTTAGAGAAGAACGGAACTCCCGATTCGGATTCGTTCTTCGTCTCCTTGAAGAGACCGCCGATGACCGTGGTATCGCCGTCCTTGATCAGCACCTCCGTCTTGGCGTGCTTGGTGAGGATCGGCGGCGGCGAGTTCGGCAACTGGTTGGCGAAGTCGGCTTCGTCCTTGTTCGCCTCGATCTCCAGCCGGATGAAGTTGTCCGGCGTAACGTGCGGGATCACCTTCAGCTTGAGGGTGGCCTTCTTGAATTCCGTCTTGGTGCCGTCGGCCGAAGTGGTCTGGTACGGGATTTCGCGGCCGCTTTCGATGAGCGCCTCGATGTTGTTCATCGTGGCGATCTTCGGCATGGAGAGGATGCGCCCTTTCCCCTCGTTCTGCAGGGCCATCAATTGCATGTCAAGCAGCGCGGTGCTGTCCACGCTGCCGAGCTTGAGGCCCAGCGTGCCGGTGACGCCGCTGGTGCCGGTATTCACGATGCTCCCCGCCGCGGTGCTCGCCGCGCCGCCCTGCACGCCGCTGAGGCCGATGGTGGCGGGGAAAGCGCTGCCGGTGTTGGCATTATAGTTGCCGCCCCACTTGATGCCCAGTTCGCGGGTAAAGGAGTGGTTCACTTCCACGATGCGGGCCTCGATGAGCACCTGCAACGTCCGCTTGTCCAGCGTTTCGATAAGTTTTTCCATTTCCGCCAGGCGGTCGCGGGTATCCTGGATGATAAGCGTGTTGGTCCGCTCGTTCACGTCGATGCTGCCGCGCGGGCTGGCGATCGACTTGAGGTTGTCCTTGAGTTTCAGGGCGGTCTCATAATTTATCTGGAACACCTTCAGGTAGAGAACTTCCGACTTATCGCTGACCTGCTGGTCGGCGGCGACCGTTTCTTTTTCCTTGTTCAGCTCGTCCGCCGTGGAAACGCGGATAATATTTCCGGTTTTCACCATCGCGAGCTTGTTGTTCTTCAGGATGGTTTCAAGCGCGAGGTCCCACGGCACGTCGATCAGCTTCATGGTGACCTTGCCCTTGACGGTGTCGGACGTGATCACATTCATGCCGCTGACATCGGCGATGATCCGCAGGATGTTATGGATGTCGGCGTCCTGGAAGTCGAGCGAGATTTTCTGCCCCATGTAGTCGGAGGGGAGTTTTTCCTTCTTGGCGCTCACATCAACCGGCTTTTTGGCTTCGCCCTTCATTTCCGAAGCGGTGGCAAGCACCGCGTCCGGGCCGATGTCAAAGTAGACTTTGCCGTCCTTTTCAAACACGTTGGACGAGGTGAATTGGTTAAGATTGGCGATCACCTTGACCGATGCGGGCTTGGTGGTGAACTGGAAGAGCGCCACGTTTTTCACCAGGCTCTCCGCCGTATCCACGGTGAGCAGTCTTTCGTTCGACTTGCGCACCTTGGCGTTGCTGATATCCAGGGTTATGCGGTTCATATCGCGGCGGCGGGTCATTGCAAACTGCGGCTTGGCTCCCTTATAGGATATGACCAAGCGGGCCATCCCCTGCACATCCCTCAGGTCGACGTCGGTAATCTCGGTCTGCCCCGGCTCCAATGCCATGTCGGATTCGGCGACCACCTGGGCCGCCTCCGCGGTGTAGGGGTTGACGTCCACCACGATTTTCTTGTCGTTAATCCGGCTTACCTTGTACAGAACCGCTTCTTTGAGGAAAATTTCAATGCGCGAGTTGCCGGGTTTCGGAAAGTAGTGCGGCTGTATCTGCCACACAACGCCCTTTGCCACCTCGATAGGCGCGGTAAAAGCTGAAGAGTCGGCATCCGGAATGTCGATCACAAGCCGTTTCGGATTCTCGAGCTTGTAGACGGTATATTGCAGCTTTCCGCTCCCTTCGATCGAAAGCTCCAGGCCGCCCTCACGCGCGACGGGCACGATATTGGTGACAAAGATTCCCCCCTCGGGCACGGCCCCGGCGGGCCCCGAGTGATCTCCCGAAGCGCAGGCGTAGACCGCCAACGTCAGGGCAAAAGCCGCAAAAGTTCTCCAGCCTGTTCTCATAAGCCCCCTACTCTTCCTCTTTGAGTTTCAATTCTATCTCTCTTACACTAAAATCTCCGCGGGGAGTGGGGAATTTTTCGGCAATCACGATCCGCTCGGCGGTAATCTTGGTGATCTTGCCGCAGCGCCGCCCGATATATATCCCCGCTTTCAGCGTATAACCACTGCCATTGGGCGCCTCCACCAACGCGTAGTAGACGTTGTTCGTATTTACCATGCCGACCAGCTTGAACGAGAAAAGATCGAACCCTTCCAGGTATTGCCGCGGACGCCCCGGATCGCACATGCGGGAAGGATCCGTTTGGGCCGCCCCCTCTCCGCCGGCCGTGTCAACGATGAGCGATTCAAAAGGGTCGCGTTTGCCCGCGGAGATGTAGCTCACTTTACGGGCGGCCATTTCGGCGTCTTCGGCCGCTTTCAGTTCGGCCGCCAGCTTGTCCTCGGCCTCCTTGCGCGCCTGCCGCAGTTTCGGCAACTGTGTGCGGTCGCTGGCGGACAACTTCACGAGACGCCACTTGCCGTCATCGTCCTTCACCCAGGTTTCGCCGGTGACTTGGGTGGTTTCCAGTTTCTTGCCCACCATCTGTTTGCGCGAATAGTTCACCTCGGCCAGCGCATCCTTGATTTTAATGCCGGTGATTTCGGCCATATAGCCGACACGCTTGATGCCAAACTCTTCCACCGCCGCATTATAATCCATTCCGGCGTCATTAAATTTGCGGGAGATGAGATTTCCGACGTCGGCCTTGTTCCCCGCGGCAAGATCGGCGGAAAACTGCTTAAACGCCTCACGCAACGCCTGTTCGTCCTTGCCGGAACCCGCCATGACAAAGAACAGCAGCGCCCCCACCAGCACGGCGGCCACCGCCGCGCCGATCATGATCTTCTTTTTCGTATCCACGGCTTAATGCCCCCCCGCCGCGGGCGGTGAAGCCTTTACCGCCGCCGCGGCTGGCGCCGGCGTGTCGATTTTTGTTTCAAGGAAACGGAAAGTCACCGCCTTGCACTTGGCTTCCACCGGCGTCCCCTTAAGCCGCGTCCCCTTCATTTTGTTGCCGGACTTGCCAATTTCGATGTTGGTGATGGTTACGATACGGGGCATGCGGGCCACCTTGTCAAAAAACTCCACCACGTTGTGGAAACTGCCGAACACCACCAGATCAACCGGCACCTCGGCATAAAAGTCTTTTTCCGCTTCGGGCAACGGCCTGAAAAGCTGAAACTGAAGGCCGCTTTGCGTGCCAAGGCTGGATATCTGATCCAGAAGATCCGGTATTTCCTTTTTTTCGGGGAGTTGGCGGCGGATCATCGCCAACTGCCCGTCCAACTCGGCGATTTTCTTTTCAAATTCCGGCAGCCGGCGCTCCAGCGCCTCTTTCACCTGGACATCTTTTTGCGCTTTCAGCAGTTCCTCGCGGATGACGTCGGTTTCGGCCATGGTGCCGCTGATCAACAAGAAATAGGCCGCGACGATTAACACCAACGGTATGCTGGCCACAATGCCCCAACGGACATTTAACGGCATCCCCGTAAGGCGGCCATAAGGTATCTTTGAGAAAACCTTTTCCTGTAAAACTTCCAATTCCATACTGTCTATTTCTTTTCCGCGGGCGCTTTGGGCGAAGCGGGTTTCTCTTCAAGCTTTTTCACGGCTTCCCAACCGCAGTTTAGCGTAAAATTCTTGATATCTTCGCCCTTCATCACTTCGTTCGTGATCTGGCCCAACTCCATATCGGAAAAGTTCGGCGATGCTTCCATCGCGCGCATCAGGTCGGCGATGGCGGAGTTCGAGAAGCTGTAGCCCGACACGCTGATGGTAACGTCGCGCTGGGTGATCTTCGACAGCCAGACGTCGGATGGCAGTATCATGTTAAGATCGTCCAGGAAAAGGCGCGGCCCGACTTTGCGGGTCTCCAGCTTTTTGATCGCATCGAGAATCTGTTCGCGGCGCAGTTTTTTCTTTTCAAACTCTTCGATCCGCGTCGCGACCTGCTCCAGCCGTTGCAACTTCGCCTTTTCACCCTCAAGCTGGTTTTGCACTTCCTCCTTGGTGGCGCTGGCGTGACTCGCCCACCAGCCAACAATGATGATAGATAAAATAACCCCGCCGACAACCGACATGGCCTGCCGCTGAACGATCAGGTGATCTTTCGGTATTCTTACGGTTATAAGGTTTATCTTAATCATTTATCGTTTGTCATCCTCAAAGCCAATCCAACGGGAATAGCGGCAACCGGCCCCATGGCCTCAATGTATTGCTCATCAAAGTTCTTGGTGTTGCAATATACGTTCCGAAATGAATTCATCACCTCAACTTCAATACCAAGATTCTGGTGCATCAAAAGATCGAGCCCTTCCATGAGGCAACTCCCCCCGGAAAGGTATATTTTTGACACCTTAAAATCCGACGTTTTCTCATACATATCAAAGGTTTTACGCAATTCTCCACAGATAAACTCAACGGAATCCTTCACTTGGGTTATGATGTCCGCACGGTTCATATCACGCGGAATCATGCCGAGCTTGATCTTCTCGGCCTCCTTAAACCCAATCGACATGTTTTTTTGGATTTCCTCAGAAATCGTAGACCCGCCTATCGTAATGTCCCGGCTAAAGGCGGTCACCCCCGCCTCCATTATATTGACGTTTGTCATCGACCCCCCGATATTCACCAAGGCGATAGCCGCGTCCCTATCAACCTCGTAATTCAGTTCGAAGGCGTTTTCCAAGGCAAAGGCCGACAAATCGACAATTTTCACCTTCATGCCGACTTCTTTAAACACATCCATGTATTTTTTAATGACCTCTTTGCGTACCGCGACAATGATAACGTCCATCTGGCGGTCTTCATTAGCCGCCCCTTTCTCCACGGGGATGTCCCCTTCCGCTTTCACGATCGCGAAATCGAGATGCACCTCGTCAATATCAAAAGGAATGTACTGCTCCGCCTCTTCGCGGATCATCTCGTTAAGCTCTTCTTCGGACATCAGCGGCACCGAGATTTTCTTTATGATGACCGACTGGCCGGAAATGCCGATAACGGCATTTTTATTCTTGATCTTTTCGGATTTCAGAAGATTGCGCAACGCATCGGCGAGCGCTTGGGGATTCTCCAGTTCTCCGTCCATTACCGTGTCTTCCGGAAGCTGAATCATCCCGAAATTCAAGAGTTCCAACCCTTTGCGCCCTTTTTTAAGCTGGGCAAGCTTTACGCTATGGGCGCCAATATCCAGAGCCACAAGCAACTGCGAGGATGAAAAAAACATGGCCGTCCACTGCTCCTATTTTTTAATTATTCCTCGTCGTTAAACACTTCAATCCGGTATTCAAGCCCCAAGCCGAGGGCAAGAAGTATTTTCCGTTTGGTATCGAGCCGGCAGATATGCCCTTTCTCTATGCGGTCAATGGTTTGCACCGAAAGACCGGTTTTCCGCGCAAGTTCCGCTTTACTCATCATCTTATCTTCGCGGATTTTTTTTACTTTATTGCCGGGACTAACCACAACACAACTCCTCCAAACACCAGAACTCCGAACATCCTCCTCAAATCCTCCGAGCTTCCAAATTATAGTAATTAAAACCCTCTTTGTCAACATATTGTTTGAATTCCCATATATTTTATATAATACATATTAATTAGATGTATTATATATGTATTATTGTTGACTTTTACATCAAATAACGCTTCGATACGGTAATGGAAATTTTCAAAATAATAGCAATTTTATTTCATTGAAGGACTACGGCATCTGGTAAACTCAAATAGTTATGAAGGTAGGAATTCTCACCGGCGGGGGCGACTGCCCCGGACTCAACGCGGTTATCCGTTCTGCGGTGAAGACGGCGGAAGAGCATTACCACTGGGACGTGATCGGCTTCCTGAACGGCTACAAAGGGCTGATCGAAAACAAATCGCGCCCCCTCACCGGCGACAACGTCGGCGGCCTCCTGCTGCGCGGCGGCACCATTTTGGGCACCTCGAACCGCGACAATCCGTACAATTACATCGAAGTTGCCGGCGGCAAAAAAATTACGCACGATGTTTCCGACCGCGTGGTGGCAACCTACAAGAGCAACGGCCTCGACGCCCTTATCATCGTCGGCGGAGACGGCACGCTCTCCACCGCGCTCAAGCTCTACAAGGAAAAAGGGCTCAACATCATCGGCGTTCCCAAAACCATCGATAACGACCTTTCCGCCACCGACTACACCTTCGGATTCGATACCGCCGTCGGCATCGTCACCGACGCGGTGGACCGCATCCAAACCACCGCCGAATCGCATGACCGCGCGATGGTGGTGGAGGTGATGGGGCGCGACACCGGCTGGATAGCCCTTTACAGCGGCCTCGCCAGCGGCGCGCACATCATCCTGATCCCCGAAATACCGTACACCATCGAAAAGGTCTGCCAGAAGATTTACGAACGCAAAGGCAAGGGAAAGCATTTCTCCATCGTGCTGGTGGCCGAAGGGGCCAAGCCGGTGGGGGGCAGCGTCACCATCAAGAGGGTGGTGGACGACCCGACCACCGGCGCCCGCTATGGCGGCATAGCCAACGTGGTGGCGGACCAAATAGAAGCCGCCACCGGCATAGAAACCCGCACGGTGGTGCTGGGGCACATCCAGCGCGGCGGCAAGCCCTCGGCCTTCGACCGCGTCCTCTGCACCCGCCTCGGCGTGGAAGCGGTA
Encoded proteins:
- the pilQ gene encoding type IV pilus secretin PilQ — its product is MRTGWRTFAAFALTLAVYACASGDHSGPAGAVPEGGIFVTNIVPVAREGGLELSIEGSGKLQYTVYKLENPKRLVIDIPDADSSAFTAPIEVAKGVVWQIQPHYFPKPGNSRIEIFLKEAVLYKVSRINDKKIVVDVNPYTAEAAQVVAESDMALEPGQTEITDVDLRDVQGMARLVISYKGAKPQFAMTRRRDMNRITLDISNAKVRKSNERLLTVDTAESLVKNVALFQFTTKPASVKVIANLNQFTSSNVFEKDGKVYFDIGPDAVLATASEMKGEAKKPVDVSAKKEKLPSDYMGQKISLDFQDADIHNILRIIADVSGMNVITSDTVKGKVTMKLIDVPWDLALETILKNNKLAMVKTGNIIRVSTADELNKEKETVAADQQVSDKSEVLYLKVFQINYETALKLKDNLKSIASPRGSIDVNERTNTLIIQDTRDRLAEMEKLIETLDKRTLQVLIEARIVEVNHSFTRELGIKWGGNYNANTGSAFPATIGLSGVQGGAASTAAGSIVNTGTSGVTGTLGLKLGSVDSTALLDMQLMALQNEGKGRILSMPKIATMNNIEALIESGREIPYQTTSADGTKTEFKKATLKLKVIPHVTPDNFIRLEIEANKDEADFANQLPNSPPPILTKHAKTEVLIKDGDTTVIGGLFKETKNESESGVPFFSKIPVLGWFFKGKANSNTGEELLIFITPKIL
- a CDS encoding pilus assembly protein PilP, translated to MDTKKKIMIGAAVAAVLVGALLFFVMAGSGKDEQALREAFKQFSADLAAGNKADVGNLISRKFNDAGMDYNAAVEEFGIKRVGYMAEITGIKIKDALAEVNYSRKQMVGKKLETTQVTGETWVKDDDGKWRLVKLSASDRTQLPKLRQARKEAEDKLAAELKAAEDAEMAARKVSYISAGKRDPFESLIVDTAGGEGAAQTDPSRMCDPGRPRQYLEGFDLFSFKLVGMVNTNNVYYALVEAPNGSGYTLKAGIYIGRRCGKITKITAERIVIAEKFPTPRGDFSVREIELKLKEEE
- a CDS encoding type 4a pilus biogenesis protein PilO, translating into MASIPLVLIVAAYFLLISGTMAETDVIREELLKAQKDVQVKEALERRLPEFEKKIAELDGQLAMIRRQLPEKKEIPDLLDQISSLGTQSGLQFQLFRPLPEAEKDFYAEVPVDLVVFGSFHNVVEFFDKVARMPRIVTITNIEIGKSGNKMKGTRLKGTPVEAKCKAVTFRFLETKIDTPAPAAAAVKASPPAAGGH
- a CDS encoding PilN domain-containing protein; protein product: MIKINLITVRIPKDHLIVQRQAMSVVGGVILSIIIVGWWASHASATKEEVQNQLEGEKAKLQRLEQVATRIEEFEKKKLRREQILDAIKKLETRKVGPRLFLDDLNMILPSDVWLSKITQRDVTISVSGYSFSNSAIADLMRAMEASPNFSDMELGQITNEVMKGEDIKNFTLNCGWEAVKKLEEKPASPKAPAEKK
- the pilM gene encoding type IV pilus assembly protein PilM, whose amino-acid sequence is MALDIGAHSVKLAQLKKGRKGLELLNFGMIQLPEDTVMDGELENPQALADALRNLLKSEKIKNKNAVIGISGQSVIIKKISVPLMSEEELNEMIREEAEQYIPFDIDEVHLDFAIVKAEGDIPVEKGAANEDRQMDVIIVAVRKEVIKKYMDVFKEVGMKVKIVDLSAFALENAFELNYEVDRDAAIALVNIGGSMTNVNIMEAGVTAFSRDITIGGSTISEEIQKNMSIGFKEAEKIKLGMIPRDMNRADIITQVKDSVEFICGELRKTFDMYEKTSDFKVSKIYLSGGSCLMEGLDLLMHQNLGIEVEVMNSFRNVYCNTKNFDEQYIEAMGPVAAIPVGLALRMTNDK
- a CDS encoding helix-turn-helix transcriptional regulator, yielding MLTKRVLITIIWKLGGFEEDVRSSGVWRSCVVVSPGNKVKKIREDKMMSKAELARKTGLSVQTIDRIEKGHICRLDTKRKILLALGLGLEYRIEVFNDEE
- a CDS encoding ATP-dependent 6-phosphofructokinase, with amino-acid sequence MKVGILTGGGDCPGLNAVIRSAVKTAEEHYHWDVIGFLNGYKGLIENKSRPLTGDNVGGLLLRGGTILGTSNRDNPYNYIEVAGGKKITHDVSDRVVATYKSNGLDALIIVGGDGTLSTALKLYKEKGLNIIGVPKTIDNDLSATDYTFGFDTAVGIVTDAVDRIQTTAESHDRAMVVEVMGRDTGWIALYSGLASGAHIILIPEIPYTIEKVCQKIYERKGKGKHFSIVLVAEGAKPVGGSVTIKRVVDDPTTGARYGGIANVVADQIEAATGIETRTVVLGHIQRGGKPSAFDRVLCTRLGVEAVHMTHRKEFGKMACLRTPDIKAVPLEEAAKNRKVSPGDQVIVAARSTGISFGD